From Spirosoma aerolatum, one genomic window encodes:
- a CDS encoding 3-keto-disaccharide hydrolase: protein MVRKRNLSAILLFVAVFGIASTNTSCLAQKKKDGFVSIFDGKSLKGWDGDPNYWRVEDGCLTGEITPDKTLKTNSFIIWQGGEPADFELKGEFKITEAGNSGINYRSDRLPDIPFALKGYQADIDGKIRYTGQNYEERKRTTLAYRGQKTTIAPYTGENTPEAIRANVKGNAWTGMTVTGSLGSSDSLKTFIKSEDWNTFHLVIKGNRLQHYINDVLMSEVIDDDTVNRKTKGLLGVQVHVGPPMKVQYRNLMIKQL from the coding sequence ATGGTAAGAAAAAGAAATCTCAGCGCTATCCTGCTTTTTGTAGCAGTCTTCGGGATTGCCAGCACCAATACATCCTGCCTGGCGCAGAAAAAGAAAGATGGCTTTGTCTCCATCTTCGATGGAAAGAGCCTGAAAGGCTGGGATGGCGACCCAAACTACTGGCGGGTTGAAGATGGTTGTCTGACCGGAGAAATAACACCCGATAAAACGCTGAAAACAAATTCGTTCATCATCTGGCAAGGTGGCGAGCCTGCCGATTTTGAACTGAAAGGGGAATTCAAAATTACTGAAGCCGGGAACTCAGGTATCAATTACCGCAGTGATCGATTGCCTGATATTCCGTTTGCCCTGAAAGGCTATCAGGCCGATATCGACGGGAAAATACGGTATACCGGCCAAAACTATGAGGAGCGGAAACGGACCACTCTGGCTTATCGTGGACAGAAGACGACCATTGCTCCCTATACGGGAGAAAATACGCCGGAAGCGATTCGGGCCAATGTAAAAGGTAATGCCTGGACGGGTATGACGGTTACGGGTTCGTTGGGAAGCTCCGATTCACTCAAAACATTTATCAAAAGCGAAGATTGGAATACATTCCATTTAGTGATCAAAGGCAATCGTTTACAACACTATATCAATGATGTGCTGATGAGTGAAGTAATAGACGATGATACCGTTAACCGCAAAACCAAAGGATTGCTGGGGGTTCAGGTACACGTAGGGCCGCCTATGAAAGTCCAATACCGGAATCTGATGATCAAACAGTTATAA
- a CDS encoding c-type cytochrome, producing MVVAAIVLLGTSWITMQEAATTTVDPQNPKIDKLKLLPGFKAEHLYSPSENKMGSWVAMTFDDKGRMITSDQYGSLYRLELPPIGSGSSQPKIEKLKVGNVQPGDTTIGMGYAQGLLYAFNSLYVMVNNRENKNFGKGSGLYRLQDTNGDDQFETVTLLKALKGEGEHGPHSIKLSPDKKSLYVIAGNHTDVPQMDAYRLPSNWKEDNLFPQIKDPRGHANDRMAPGGWIANVDPEGKRWELMAAGFRNAFDIAFNEAGDMFAYDSDMEWDFGLPWYRPTRICHVTSGAEFGWRTGNGKWLPSNPDNLPPVLNIGQGSPTNLVYGDNARFPQRYRQSLFAFDWSFGIIYSIYLKPKGATYEAEREEFISGSPLPLTDGMFGPDGALYFLTGGRRLESDLYRITYTGTESVAPVAKAPVLTKEHQLRTQLEQYHHGANPAAIAAAWPNLNSPDRFVRYAARIAVEHQPVAQWQDKVFTETDPQRLIQSAVALARQGDASQKSKLLNALLKINYGQLSEAQQFDLCRAFELICLRMGMPEGADKDRVIAYLNPHYPAKTALMNRGLSRVLISLDAPGVVNKTLALMDIKDEPGSHDLGLETATASSDLILRNPQYGLDIAKMLEKVPPLQQTFYAVMLSRADAGWTPELRNKYFTWFANGFKFQGGRSYIGFIDRARKLALAHVPKDQFDKYNKLSGADLLTTSGNDIVSDYSPKGPGRQWKLDNALAAVDTGLVASLDFDRGRKIYSAVLCSRCHSMGGQGGDIGPDLTQLGTRFSNKDILEAIINPDKAISDQYASTIFTLKNGQSVLGRLVSEDKVNYSISQNPFAPDFLRKVPKKDVVSKKNSTVSIMLPGLINSLNPGELTDLIAYLKSGGKQDSDVYKAGGSKGK from the coding sequence ATGGTGGTTGCTGCGATTGTCCTGCTTGGGACATCCTGGATTACCATGCAGGAAGCAGCCACTACAACGGTCGATCCACAGAACCCTAAAATCGATAAGCTGAAACTATTGCCCGGTTTCAAAGCCGAACATTTATACAGCCCTTCTGAGAATAAGATGGGATCGTGGGTCGCCATGACGTTCGACGACAAAGGTCGGATGATTACCTCCGATCAATACGGCTCCTTGTATCGATTGGAGTTGCCGCCGATTGGTTCAGGCTCGTCGCAACCCAAAATCGAGAAACTTAAAGTGGGTAATGTTCAGCCGGGCGATACTACCATCGGTATGGGTTATGCACAGGGCTTACTCTATGCGTTCAACAGCCTTTATGTCATGGTAAATAACCGGGAGAACAAAAACTTCGGAAAAGGAAGTGGTTTGTACCGGCTTCAGGATACCAATGGCGACGACCAGTTCGAAACCGTAACCTTGCTGAAAGCACTGAAAGGCGAAGGCGAACACGGCCCGCACAGTATAAAGCTGTCGCCTGATAAAAAATCACTGTATGTGATTGCGGGGAACCATACCGATGTTCCTCAAATGGATGCCTATCGTTTGCCCTCTAACTGGAAAGAAGATAACCTGTTTCCGCAGATAAAAGACCCGCGTGGCCATGCCAACGACCGGATGGCACCCGGTGGCTGGATTGCTAATGTTGATCCGGAAGGAAAGCGGTGGGAATTAATGGCGGCTGGCTTCAGAAATGCCTTTGACATTGCGTTCAACGAAGCAGGTGATATGTTTGCCTATGATTCAGATATGGAATGGGATTTTGGCCTTCCCTGGTATCGTCCTACTCGTATTTGCCACGTTACCAGCGGGGCTGAGTTTGGCTGGCGTACGGGAAATGGCAAGTGGTTGCCCAGCAACCCTGACAACCTGCCGCCTGTATTGAACATTGGACAGGGGTCGCCTACGAACCTGGTTTATGGTGATAATGCTCGGTTCCCACAACGGTATCGTCAGTCATTGTTTGCCTTCGACTGGAGTTTCGGGATTATTTATTCGATTTACCTGAAGCCGAAAGGGGCAACTTACGAAGCCGAACGGGAAGAGTTTATCTCGGGCTCGCCACTGCCGCTCACAGACGGTATGTTCGGACCAGATGGGGCGTTGTATTTCCTGACGGGTGGACGTCGTTTAGAGTCGGACCTTTACCGGATTACCTATACCGGAACGGAATCGGTAGCCCCTGTGGCGAAGGCCCCCGTTCTGACAAAAGAGCATCAGCTTCGGACTCAACTGGAGCAGTACCATCATGGTGCCAATCCAGCGGCTATTGCTGCGGCCTGGCCTAATCTGAACAGCCCCGACCGATTTGTGCGGTATGCGGCCCGTATTGCGGTTGAACACCAGCCTGTGGCTCAGTGGCAGGATAAAGTATTTACGGAAACCGATCCACAGCGACTGATACAGTCAGCGGTTGCATTGGCCAGACAGGGCGACGCTTCGCAAAAAAGTAAGCTCCTTAACGCGTTGCTAAAGATCAACTATGGTCAACTATCCGAAGCTCAGCAGTTTGATTTATGCCGTGCCTTTGAATTAATATGCCTGCGCATGGGTATGCCCGAAGGGGCCGATAAAGATCGTGTTATTGCGTACCTGAATCCGCATTATCCTGCCAAAACGGCCCTGATGAACCGGGGGCTTAGCCGGGTACTTATTTCTCTCGATGCCCCAGGTGTAGTGAACAAAACGCTGGCTTTGATGGACATTAAGGACGAACCTGGTAGCCACGATCTTGGACTCGAAACCGCTACAGCCTCTTCCGATCTGATCCTGCGAAACCCACAGTATGGCCTGGATATTGCCAAAATGCTGGAGAAAGTTCCACCGCTCCAACAGACCTTCTATGCTGTTATGCTAAGTCGAGCCGATGCCGGTTGGACACCAGAGTTACGGAATAAGTACTTTACCTGGTTTGCCAATGGGTTCAAATTCCAGGGTGGCCGGAGTTATATCGGCTTTATCGACAGAGCTCGTAAACTGGCACTGGCTCATGTGCCGAAAGATCAGTTTGACAAATACAACAAGCTATCGGGTGCCGATTTGTTGACCACGTCGGGTAACGACATTGTCAGCGACTATTCGCCCAAAGGCCCCGGAAGGCAGTGGAAACTAGATAATGCACTGGCAGCAGTTGATACAGGCCTTGTGGCTTCGCTCGACTTCGATAGAGGCCGGAAAATCTACTCCGCTGTTTTGTGTAGCCGTTGTCACTCGATGGGTGGTCAGGGAGGGGATATTGGCCCCGATCTGACTCAATTAGGGACCCGCTTCTCGAACAAGGATATTCTAGAAGCCATCATCAACCCCGACAAGGCTATTTCAGACCAATATGCATCAACCATTTTCACGCTGAAAAACGGGCAGTCGGTCTTGGGTCGGCTTGTGAGTGAGGATAAGGTGAACTATTCGATTTCGCAGAATCCATTTGCCCCAGATTTCCTTCGGAAAGTACCCAAAAAGGATGTCGTATCGAAGAAGAATTCGACCGTTTCAATTATGTTGCCTGGTCTAATCAACAGTCTGAACCCGGGCGAGTTAACCGATCTGATCGCCTATCTGAAGTCGGGCGGGAAGCAGGACAGTGATGTATACAAAGCGGGCGGCTCGAAGGGCAAATAA